Proteins encoded by one window of Cannabis sativa cultivar Pink pepper isolate KNU-18-1 chromosome 4, ASM2916894v1, whole genome shotgun sequence:
- the LOC133037007 gene encoding uncharacterized protein LOC133037007, with protein MSQQEDFELAPIDPEIERTFRRRKRVQKAKGRDIMAENLDDDGIAQQIVNPIILADDRVRAIREYAAPMFNELNPRIVRPEIQAPQFELKPVMFQMLQTVGQFSGMPTEDPHLHLHRARSWLKTLPPDSVTNWNDLAEKFMRKYFPPTRNAKFRSEIMSFQQLEDESTSDAWERFKELLRKCPHHGIPHCIQMETFYNGLNAASRMVLDASTNGAILSKSYNEAFEIFETIASNNYQWSNTRAPTSRKVAGVLEVDAITALTAQMASMTNVLKNSSIENAKNIQPAATIQSGDVSCVFYGEGHVFEKCPSNPESVCYMGNQNFYRNNGAFSNSYNQAWKNHPNLSSGGGGIKEQAQAPHQPKKDKHIHRVFHNNRDIHNMLKILNRVLWRV; from the exons ATGAGCCAACAAGAGGActttgaacttgctcctattgaccCCGAGATTGAACGCACATTCCGAAGAAGAAAAAGGGTTCAAAAGGCTAAGGGCCGAGACATCATGGCTGAGAATCTTGATGATGATGGGATTGCTCAACAAATTGTTAATCCAATCATATTGGCAGATGATCGAGTGAGGGCTATACGAGAGTATGCAGCCCCCATGTTTAATGAGCTCAATCCAAGAATTGTGAGGCCTGAAATACAAGCACCGCAGTTTGAGCTCAAGCCAGtgatgtttcaaatgctccaaaccgTGGGACAATTCAGCGGGATGCCAACTgaagatcctcacctccatctcc ACCGAGCTAGATCATGGCTGAAGACTTTGCCTCCTGATTCTGTTACCAATTGGAATGACCTTGCTGAGAAGTTTATGAGGAAATACTTTCCTCCTactagaaatgcaaaattcagAAGTGAGATAATGTCTTTTCAGCAACTTGAAGATGAATCCACGAGTGATGcgtgggagaggtttaaggaaCTTTTGCGAAAGTGTCCACATCATGGCATTCCACATTGTATTCAAATGGAGACTTTTTATAATGGCTTGAATGCAGCTTCTCGAATGGTGCTAGATGCATCGACCAATGGTGCTATTTTGTCGAAGTCTTACAACGAAGCATTTGAGATTTTTGAGACCATTGCAAGTAACAACTACCAATGGTCCAACACAAGAGCTCCGACAAGTAGAAAAGTGGCGGGGGTCCTTGAGGTAGATGCAATAACAGCTTTGACAGCTCAAATGGCTTCCATGACGAATGTTTTGAAGAATTCGAGCATTGAGAACGCTAAAAATATTCAACCAGCTGCTACCATTCAAAGTGGTGATGTCTCATGTGTGTTTTATGGAGAAGGGCATGTGTTTGAGAAGTGTCCATCTAATCCGGAGTCTGTTTGTTATATGGGAAATCAGAATTTTTATAGAAACAATGGGGCTTTCTCAAACTCTTACAATCAAGCATGGAAGAATCATCCTAATTTGTCTTCGGGGGGGGGGGGCATCAAGGAGCAAGCTCAAGCACCGCACCAGCCCAAGAAAGACAAGCATATCCACCGGGTTTTTCACAACAACCGCGACATTCACAACATGCTCAAAATTCTCAACCGAGTTCTTTGGAGAGTCTAA